The following proteins are co-located in the Macadamia integrifolia cultivar HAES 741 chromosome 3, SCU_Mint_v3, whole genome shotgun sequence genome:
- the LOC122073344 gene encoding glycerol-3-phosphate acyltransferase 1-like, translated as MVFHLVLLKLVDWLLYQFLATPCYLAATKIRKYYYGFFYRNPSLKLPQQTSPFPSVTKCSQESRASQTLVCDIQGTLLRSKSFFPYFMLVAFEGGSIVRAFLLLLSCPFLLVLDHEVKLRVMVFITFFGLRKKDVKSVGRAVLPKFFLENLNLQAYEVLASTGRRVIFTTVPRVMVEWFLKDYLEVSNVVGTELHSVGNYFTGFLSESGLPVKHKALKEFFGDYKPDIGLGTSSPHDQLFISLCKEAYVVNKEDRKNSAISVMPRERYPKPLVFHDGRLAFLPTPLATLSMFLWFPLGLTLAIFRLCVGIFLPYKMSLTVACWSGIRIRVKGCIPSNSDKRKGVLYVCTHRTLLDPVFLGTVLMKPLIAVTYSLSKVSEFIAPMKTVRLTRDREQDGETMQKLLSEGDLVVCPEGTTCREPYLLRFSSLFAELADEIVPVAMNAHVSMFYGTTASGLKCLDPIFFLMNPCPGYNVHFLGKVPRELTCAGGRSSFEVANYIQRQLADALGFECTTLTRKDKYMMLAGNEGIVHEKKEKP; from the exons ATGGTCTTTCATTTGGTTCTTCTCAAGCTTGTAGATTGGCTTTTGTACCAGTTCTTGGCCACTCCTTGCTACCTTGCAGCCACTAAGATCAGAAAGTACTATTATGGGTTCTTTTATAGAAACCCATCTCTCAAATTACCACAACAAACATCTCCATTCCCTAGTGTGACCAAGTGCAGTCAGGAGTCTAGGGCTTCTCAGACCTTGGTTTGTGACATTCAGGGTACCTTATTAAGGTCTAagtctttttttccttatttcatgTTGGTTGCTTTTGAGGGTGGTAGCATTGTCAGAGCCTTCCTATTGCTTCTTTCTTGTCCTTTTTTGTTGGTTTTAGATCATGAGGTTAAGTTGAGGGTCATGGTGTTCATAACCTTCTTTGGGCTTAGGAAAAAGGATGTAAAGAGTGTTGGAAGAGCCGTTTTGCCCAAGTTTTTCCTTGAGAATCTCAACCTTCAAGCCTATGAGGTGTTGGCTTCCACTGGGAGGAGGGTTATTTTTACTACTGTCCCTAGAGTGATGGTTGAGTGGTTTCTCAAGGATTATTTGGAGGTGAGTAATGTTGTGGGAACTGAACTTCACAGTGTCGGGAATTACTTCACAGGTTTCCTATCAGAGTCAGGGTTGCCTGTGAAGCATAAGGCTCTCAAGGAGTTCTTTGGAGATTACAAGCCTGACATTGGCCTTGGAACTTCGAGTCCTCATGACCAATTGTTCATCTCCCTCTGCAAG GAAGCTTATGTGGTGAATAAGGAAGATCGCAAGAACAGTGCAATTTCAGTGATGCCAAGAGAGAGATATCCAAAGCCTCTGGTGTTCCATGATGGGAGGCTAGCTTTCTTACCTACCCCTTTAGCAACTCTTTCCATGTTCTTGTGGTTCCCACTAGGGTTAACACTTGCCATCTTCAGATTATGTGTGGGTATCTTCTTGCCTTACAAGATGTCCCTCACAGTGGCCTGTTGGAGTGGTATCAGAATAAGGGTCAAAGGGTGTATCCCTTCAAATTCAGATAAGAGGAAAGGGGTCCTCTATGTTTGCACCCACAGAACTCTCTTGGACCCAGTGTTCCTTGGTACAGTATTAATGAAACCACTTATTGCAGTCACATACAGCTTAAGTAAAGTCTCTGAGTTCATAGCCCCTATGAAGACAGTAAGGTTGACAAGAGACAGGGAACAAGATGGAGAAACAATGCAAAAACTACTAAGTGAAGGTGATCTAGTAGTTTGCCCTGAAGGAACCACATGTAGAGAACCATATCTCTTGAGATTTAGCTCTTTATTCGCTGAGTTAGCTGATGAAATTGTTCCTGTGGCAATGAATGCACATGTGAGCATGTTTTATGGCACAACAGCAAGTGGGTTAAAATGCTTGGACCCAATTTTCTTCTTAATGAACCCTTGTCCTGGTTACAATGTTCATTTCCTTGGGAAGGTACCCAGAGAGCTAACATGCGCTGGGGGTAGATCAAGCTTTGAGGTTGCCAACTACATACAGAGACAACTAGCAGATGCTTTAGGGTTTGAGTGCACAACCCTAACAAGGAAAGATAAGTATATGATGCTTGCAGGAAATGAAGGGATAGtccatgaaaagaaagagaagccATGA